The proteins below are encoded in one region of bacterium:
- a CDS encoding xanthine dehydrogenase family protein molybdopterin-binding subunit, with amino-acid sequence MALTIVGQSPARIDAREKLTGRAVFTADQDLRGLLHARLVLSPHAHAKIRKIPVDAAKGVPGVVAVLTAADLPFGEDAPNARGRCLLARGEARFPGEPVAAIVAESDAAAADAAARLAAAIEYDALPALIDPVAAADRSAPLVQPGLQGASSEAGAHGAAAAAQEDEEKPAGNVASRVKFARGDIERGLRDSAVVVRRTFRTAVVHQAYIEPHAAIADYDRTAHRLTVWTPTQGLFYTREQTAGVLGLPESSVRIVPMPVGGGFGGKILLLEPIAGALAMVVGRPVRLVLTRAEEFQTATPAPQSILEVALGASRDGEFRALQARLLFDAGALPGAPVTICGLLMGGAYRVANLDIRGREVLTNTPPQGAYRAPGSVQAAFAIECLVDELAAALEQDPLELRVRNVSQEGDPMPDGGAWPRIGLRESLVAVRESRLWRERPHRGGGAGARAADGTPAGTGVAVGGWLGGLEAASACIRPNPDGTIHVVVGSVDISGSSTSLVQIAAETLGVPMQQVRLVPEDSDGAPQSGMSGGSKIIYTVGSAVEKAAADARRQILALAAKRLEASAADLDIVDGTVRVRGVPSRAVALADVIKMTSGFGAQHAPVFGTASEAITTRSPAFGAHVAAVDVDPDSGRVRVTGYAVAQDVGKAINPALVRGQIHGGVAQGIGWALLEQVVYDEGGTLTTGTFADYALPRSTDVPPVDVQLVEVPSPRGPFGAKGVGEPPVVPVSAAIANGIADATGARVDSLPITPQRVVSALASAAKRRAPDAGASRVR; translated from the coding sequence GTGGCTTTGACGATCGTAGGCCAATCTCCGGCCCGCATCGACGCGCGGGAGAAGTTGACCGGGCGCGCGGTGTTCACGGCCGACCAGGACCTCCGGGGCCTGCTGCACGCGCGGCTCGTCCTCAGCCCGCATGCGCATGCGAAGATCCGGAAGATTCCGGTGGATGCCGCGAAAGGCGTGCCCGGCGTGGTCGCGGTGCTGACCGCGGCCGATCTGCCGTTCGGCGAAGACGCGCCGAACGCGCGCGGCCGCTGTCTGCTGGCGCGCGGAGAGGCGCGGTTCCCGGGCGAGCCGGTGGCCGCGATCGTCGCGGAATCGGACGCCGCCGCCGCGGACGCGGCGGCCCGGCTGGCCGCCGCGATCGAGTACGACGCGCTGCCCGCGCTCATCGACCCGGTGGCGGCCGCCGACCGCTCGGCGCCGCTCGTCCAGCCGGGGCTGCAGGGCGCGAGCTCGGAGGCGGGCGCGCACGGCGCCGCGGCCGCCGCGCAGGAGGACGAGGAAAAGCCGGCCGGCAACGTGGCAAGCCGGGTGAAGTTCGCGCGCGGCGACATCGAGCGGGGCCTGCGCGACTCCGCCGTCGTCGTGCGGCGGACGTTCCGCACCGCCGTCGTGCATCAAGCCTACATCGAGCCGCACGCCGCGATCGCCGATTACGACCGCACGGCCCACCGGCTAACCGTGTGGACGCCCACTCAGGGCCTCTTCTACACGCGCGAGCAAACTGCCGGCGTGTTGGGACTGCCGGAGTCGTCCGTGCGGATCGTGCCGATGCCGGTCGGCGGCGGCTTCGGCGGCAAGATCTTGCTTCTCGAGCCGATCGCCGGCGCCCTCGCGATGGTCGTGGGGCGTCCGGTACGGCTCGTGCTGACCCGGGCGGAGGAGTTTCAAACCGCGACGCCGGCGCCGCAGTCGATCCTCGAAGTGGCGCTGGGCGCCTCGCGCGACGGCGAGTTCCGCGCGCTGCAGGCGCGCCTGCTGTTCGACGCGGGCGCCCTGCCGGGCGCCCCGGTGACGATCTGCGGACTGTTGATGGGCGGCGCGTATCGCGTCGCCAACCTCGACATCCGCGGCCGCGAGGTCCTCACGAACACTCCGCCGCAGGGAGCCTACCGGGCGCCGGGCTCCGTGCAGGCCGCGTTCGCGATCGAGTGCCTGGTGGACGAACTCGCGGCGGCGCTGGAGCAGGATCCGCTCGAACTGCGCGTCCGCAACGTCTCGCAGGAAGGCGATCCGATGCCCGACGGCGGGGCGTGGCCGCGGATCGGACTGCGTGAATCACTGGTCGCCGTACGCGAGAGCCGGCTCTGGCGGGAGCGGCCGCACCGCGGCGGCGGCGCTGGGGCGCGCGCCGCGGACGGCACGCCGGCCGGCACGGGGGTCGCGGTGGGCGGCTGGCTCGGCGGGCTCGAAGCGGCGAGCGCCTGCATCCGCCCGAACCCCGACGGCACGATCCACGTCGTCGTCGGATCGGTCGACATCAGCGGCAGCTCCACCTCGCTCGTGCAGATCGCCGCCGAGACGTTGGGCGTGCCGATGCAGCAAGTGCGGCTCGTCCCCGAAGACAGCGACGGCGCGCCGCAGTCCGGCATGTCCGGCGGCAGCAAGATTATCTATACGGTCGGTTCGGCGGTCGAGAAGGCCGCGGCCGACGCCAGGCGGCAGATCCTCGCGCTCGCCGCGAAGCGGTTGGAAGCGTCCGCGGCCGACCTCGACATCGTCGACGGCACGGTGCGGGTGCGCGGCGTGCCGTCGCGCGCGGTGGCCCTGGCGGACGTCATCAAGATGACGTCGGGCTTCGGCGCGCAGCACGCGCCGGTCTTCGGGACCGCGTCCGAGGCGATCACCACGCGCTCGCCCGCGTTCGGCGCGCACGTCGCCGCGGTCGACGTCGATCCGGACTCCGGGCGCGTCCGGGTCACCGGCTACGCGGTCGCGCAGGACGTGGGCAAGGCGATCAACCCGGCGCTCGTGCGCGGCCAGATCCACGGCGGGGTCGCCCAGGGGATCGGCTGGGCGCTCCTCGAGCAGGTGGTGTACGACGAAGGCGGGACGCTGACCACCGGCACCTTCGCGGACTACGCCCTGCCGCGATCGACCGACGTGCCGCCCGTCGACGTCCAGCTCGTCGAGGTGCCGTCGCCGCGCGGCCCCTTCGGCGCGAAGGGCGTCGGGGAGCCGCCGGTCGTTCCGGTCTCCGCCGCGATCGCGAACGGAATCGCCGATGCCACCGGCGCCAGGGTCGACAGCCTGCCGATTACGCCGCAGCGCGTCGTGTCCGCTCTCGCGTCGGCTGCGAAGCGGCGCGCGCCGGACGCGGGCGCCTCGCGCGTGCGGTAG